Proteins from one Sabethes cyaneus chromosome 2, idSabCyanKW18_F2, whole genome shotgun sequence genomic window:
- the LOC128738735 gene encoding synaptobrevin isoform X3 — protein sequence MSAPEGTSNGTQPTGSANNATSNRLQQTQAQVDEVVGIMRVNVEKVLERDQKLSELDHRADALQHGASQFEQQAGKLKRKQWWANMKMMIIMGIIGVVLLIIIILLVIPDNSQ from the exons ATGTCTGCTCCCGAAGGAACTTCAAACGG CACCCAGCCGACCGGCAGCGCCAACAATGCCACCAGCAACCGGCTGCAGCAGACGCAGGCCCAGGTCGACGAGGTGGTCGGCATCATGCGCGTCAACGTGGAGAAAGTGCTCGAGCGGGACCAGAAGCTGTCGGAGCTGGACCATCGGGCCGACGCGCTGCAGCACGGAGCGTCGCAGTTCGAGCAGCAGGCCGGCAAGCTCAAGCGGAAGCAGTGGTGGGCCAACATGAAGATGATGATCATCATGGGCATCATCGGAGTGGTTCTGCTGATTATCATCATCC
- the LOC128738735 gene encoding synaptobrevin isoform X1 — translation MSAPEGTSNGFPKLPPPPTGSTQPTGSANNATSNRLQQTQAQVDEVVGIMRVNVEKVLERDQKLSELDHRADALQHGASQFEQQAGKLKRKQWWANMKMMIIMGIIGVVLLIIIILLVIPDNSQ, via the exons ATGTCTGCTCCCGAAGGAACTTCAAACGG TTTTCCTAAATTACCACCCCCGCCGACGGGCAGCACCCAGCCGACCGGCAGCGCCAACAATGCCACCAGCAACCGGCTGCAGCAGACGCAGGCCCAGGTCGACGAGGTGGTCGGCATCATGCGCGTCAACGTGGAGAAAGTGCTCGAGCGGGACCAGAAGCTGTCGGAGCTGGACCATCGGGCCGACGCGCTGCAGCACGGAGCGTCGCAGTTCGAGCAGCAGGCCGGCAAGCTCAAGCGGAAGCAGTGGTGGGCCAACATGAAGATGATGATCATCATGGGCATCATCGGAGTGGTTCTGCTGATTATCATCATCC
- the LOC128738735 gene encoding synaptobrevin isoform X2: MSAPEGTSNGFPKLPPPPTGSTQPTGSANNATSNRLQQTQAQVDEVVGIMRVNVEKVLERDQKLSELDHRADALQHGASQFEQQAGKLKRKQWWANMKMMIIMGIIGVVLLIIIILSIIY, translated from the exons ATGTCTGCTCCCGAAGGAACTTCAAACGG TTTTCCTAAATTACCACCCCCGCCGACGGGCAGCACCCAGCCGACCGGCAGCGCCAACAATGCCACCAGCAACCGGCTGCAGCAGACGCAGGCCCAGGTCGACGAGGTGGTCGGCATCATGCGCGTCAACGTGGAGAAAGTGCTCGAGCGGGACCAGAAGCTGTCGGAGCTGGACCATCGGGCCGACGCGCTGCAGCACGGAGCGTCGCAGTTCGAGCAGCAGGCCGGCAAGCTCAAGCGGAAGCAGTGGTGGGCCAACATGAAGATGATGATCATCATGGGCATCATCGGAGTGGTTCTGCTGATTATCATCATCC TTTCAATAATTTACTAG